The following are from one region of the Chloracidobacterium sp. genome:
- a CDS encoding YceI family protein, protein MKRSIFIAMVVLFAVFLMSNGSSNAVEQQFAERFVVNGSTNAEGESGTYNFDKAHSFIGFKVKHMGLIEVPGFFRDFTGTVKYDAADVSRSSVAFTAKMTSVDTGVTGRDNHLRTADFFEVEKFPEMTFSSTKVEKQGADLMVTGDFTMKGVTKTMTFPFKITGFLPGNDRQGPRMGVTADTKINRRDFGVNYGNNLPSGVPAIADEVKVVLQIEAIKPKEAAKPAAE, encoded by the coding sequence ATGAAACGATCAATATTCATCGCGATGGTGGTTCTTTTCGCCGTCTTTTTAATGTCGAACGGTTCGTCAAATGCGGTCGAGCAGCAGTTCGCTGAGAGGTTCGTAGTCAATGGTTCAACCAACGCAGAAGGCGAATCCGGCACCTACAATTTTGATAAGGCCCATTCGTTCATTGGCTTTAAGGTCAAACATATGGGACTTATCGAAGTTCCGGGCTTTTTCCGTGATTTTACCGGCACTGTAAAATATGATGCTGCGGATGTCTCAAGATCGTCAGTGGCGTTCACTGCAAAGATGACAAGCGTTGATACGGGTGTCACTGGCCGTGACAATCACCTCAGAACAGCGGATTTCTTTGAGGTCGAGAAGTTCCCGGAGATGACATTTTCAAGCACCAAGGTAGAAAAGCAAGGAGCTGACCTTATGGTCACCGGCGACTTTACTATGAAGGGCGTTACCAAAACGATGACCTTCCCATTCAAGATAACGGGATTTTTGCCCGGCAACGACCGCCAGGGACCGCGAATGGGTGTGACCGCCGACACCAAGATCAATCGACGTGATTTCGGAGTGAACTACGGCAACAATCTTCCGAGCGGCGTTCCGGCTATCGCCGACGAGGTCAAGGTCGTGCTTCAGATCGAGGCGATCAAACCGAAGGAAGCCGCAAAACCGGCAGCAGAATGA
- a CDS encoding DinB family protein, translating into MSRPERNEYAEFYEGYVSLVTEDDIAAVLAEQPAAMRSALASINDDHGAYAYDDDKWSIKEVIGHMIDGERVFGYRLHRISRGDKTPLSGFEQEPYVELGRANDRPLEELFEEFELLRKANVLMLNRFSDDQWTFRGTASDAEVSVRALAFIMAGHARHHINILRERYLA; encoded by the coding sequence ATGAGCAGACCTGAAAGAAACGAATACGCCGAATTTTACGAAGGATACGTCTCGCTTGTGACCGAGGACGATATTGCGGCGGTGCTTGCCGAGCAGCCGGCCGCAATGCGATCGGCCCTTGCCTCCATTAATGACGACCACGGTGCCTACGCTTACGACGACGACAAATGGTCGATCAAAGAGGTCATCGGACACATGATCGACGGCGAACGGGTGTTCGGGTACCGATTACACCGTATCTCTCGTGGCGACAAAACACCGCTTTCCGGGTTCGAACAGGAACCCTATGTTGAGCTTGGGCGGGCCAATGATCGGCCGCTCGAAGAGCTCTTTGAGGAATTCGAACTTCTCCGTAAGGCAAATGTCTTGATGCTGAACCGCTTCAGTGACGATCAGTGGACGTTTCGCGGCACCGCCAGCGACGCCGAAGTTTCGGTACGTGCCCTTGCGTTTATCATGGCCGGCCATGCACGCCACCACATCAACATCCTTCGTGAACGATATCTGGCTTAG
- a CDS encoding M15 family metallopeptidase: MLSFRAASQSGPPKEENKREADLVELIRLDNSIKLDIRYATSNNFVGKAVYPEARAFLQKPAAAALVRVHRRLAKQGLGIVVFDGYRPWTITKLFWEVTPADKRKFVADPARGSKHNRGCAVDLSMFDLSSGKLVPMPSDFDEFTERASPDYTGGTDEERKHRDLLRQLMEAEGFTVNPNEWWHFDYKDWESYAIYDLTFNEAEKMY, encoded by the coding sequence ATCCTTTCGTTTCGGGCCGCTTCGCAATCCGGCCCGCCAAAAGAAGAAAATAAACGCGAGGCTGATTTGGTAGAACTCATCCGATTGGATAATTCGATAAAGCTCGATATCCGCTACGCAACATCAAATAACTTTGTCGGCAAGGCCGTTTACCCTGAGGCACGAGCATTTCTGCAAAAGCCCGCGGCCGCGGCCCTGGTTCGCGTCCATCGGCGCCTTGCAAAGCAGGGCTTGGGGATCGTTGTCTTTGACGGTTACCGCCCATGGACGATAACAAAGTTATTTTGGGAGGTAACGCCCGCGGACAAACGTAAGTTCGTAGCTGATCCTGCTCGCGGGTCGAAACACAATCGGGGCTGTGCCGTCGACCTCAGTATGTTCGACCTAAGTTCCGGGAAACTCGTCCCGATGCCTTCGGACTTTGATGAATTCACCGAGCGAGCTTCACCAGACTACACGGGCGGAACCGACGAGGAACGTAAGCATCGCGACCTGCTCAGACAACTGATGGAAGCTGAAGGCTTCACCGTAAATCCGAACGAATGGTGGCATTTCGACTATAAGGATTGGGAAAGCTATGCGATCTATGATCTTACGTTCAATGAGGCCGAAAAAATGTACTGA